One stretch of Segatella copri DNA includes these proteins:
- a CDS encoding DUF4476 domain-containing protein: protein MKRNEVMALIATTILMFAVCLSASAKGKRNVERGMTKQEVIAILGKPKLTSFDMYGDKWEYDKYNYLSGDSKYITVFFDRNGKVVQYDTKIIELNSQTSNVQQPHPTPPLYDGRCDPDGRMDYGYCLDDASFSKLYNKVKKASFDDNKFDLIEVASLGCYYSCAQAVSMMNIFTFGDSKMKALRLMAPHIIDLQNATIIYQQFSFESEKQKVGEILRSSRISPQNLHIQ from the coding sequence ATGAAAAGAAATGAAGTAATGGCGCTTATCGCCACAACCATATTGATGTTTGCCGTATGCCTCTCGGCTTCGGCTAAAGGAAAAAGAAACGTGGAGCGGGGAATGACCAAGCAGGAAGTAATAGCCATTCTTGGAAAACCTAAGCTCACCAGTTTCGACATGTATGGGGACAAATGGGAATATGACAAATATAATTATCTGTCTGGAGATTCCAAGTACATCACGGTCTTCTTCGACAGAAACGGAAAGGTTGTGCAGTACGATACAAAAATCATAGAACTAAACAGCCAAACATCGAATGTACAGCAGCCACACCCAACTCCACCCCTCTACGATGGAAGATGTGATCCTGATGGCAGAATGGATTACGGCTATTGTCTCGATGATGCTTCCTTCTCTAAACTATATAATAAGGTGAAGAAGGCAAGCTTTGATGACAACAAGTTCGATCTGATAGAAGTGGCTAGCCTCGGCTGTTACTATTCCTGCGCCCAAGCCGTCAGCATGATGAATATATTCACTTTTGGTGACAGCAAGATGAAAGCCCTCAGACTGATGGCTCCTCATATCATAGATTTGCAGAATGCCACTATCATCTATCAGCAATTCAGTTTTGAAAGCGAAAAGCAAAAGGTAGGAGAAATATTAAGAAGCAGCAGAATATCTCCTCAAAACTTGCATATTCAATGA
- a CDS encoding class I SAM-dependent methyltransferase — MNTKILSKDKDPMGAAILDYQKSGRAGRLRVLSSMFEEDEMPVKHLFRKVEEMPMLEQKALQLTKGRVLDIGAGSGCHTLALQEKGLEVKAIDISPLSCEAMELRGVKDAECINLFDEHLETGFDTILLLMNGTGIAGKIEHLPTLFNRLKALLNKGGQILIDSSDLKYIYENEDGSFDINLNGAYYGEVDYQMIYKDIKGDCFDWLYVDFPLLKSIAETCGLQGELVAEGEHYDYLARIF; from the coding sequence ATGAATACAAAGATATTATCAAAAGACAAAGACCCGATGGGTGCCGCTATCCTTGATTATCAGAAATCGGGAAGAGCAGGAAGATTACGTGTGCTCTCTTCTATGTTCGAAGAGGACGAAATGCCGGTGAAACATCTCTTCAGAAAAGTTGAGGAGATGCCGATGCTGGAGCAGAAGGCCTTGCAACTCACAAAAGGGCGTGTACTGGATATCGGAGCCGGCAGCGGCTGCCATACGCTCGCCTTGCAGGAGAAGGGCTTGGAGGTAAAAGCCATTGATATTTCTCCTCTGAGCTGCGAAGCGATGGAACTGAGAGGAGTAAAGGATGCGGAATGCATCAATCTTTTCGATGAACATCTGGAAACAGGGTTCGATACCATCCTCCTCCTGATGAACGGAACGGGTATCGCCGGAAAGATAGAACATCTCCCTACCCTCTTCAACCGTCTCAAGGCTTTGCTCAACAAGGGCGGACAGATTCTTATCGATTCCTCCGACCTCAAATATATCTACGAGAATGAAGACGGAAGTTTCGACATCAATCTGAATGGTGCCTACTATGGTGAAGTGGATTATCAGATGATTTACAAAGACATTAAGGGAGACTGTTTCGACTGGCTCTACGTAGATTTCCCATTGCTCAAATCCATCGCCGAAACCTGCGGCTTGCAGGGCGAACTCGTGGCTGAAGGAGAACACTACGACTATCTGGCTAGGATTTTCTAA
- a CDS encoding MgtC/SapB family protein: MDATYIDLTIRLSLALLLGGAIGIEREYRAKEAGFRTHFLVALGSALFCVVSQYGFGFDLKDSSRVAAQVVSGIGFLGAGTIIFQKNVVRGLTTAAGLWVTAAIGLACGTGMYVAAIITTAMVLLGLEVLNYWIPQLGTSTIELNFSAPSRDSVKEFISKIKQKGMEVHSYELKERRFSKEEFVEASIEIKAKRGFHTLEILDYMNDFSDVTISTIK, translated from the coding sequence ATGGATGCAACTTATATTGACCTGACCATTCGCCTGTCTCTCGCCCTGCTTTTGGGAGGTGCGATAGGAATAGAGCGAGAATATCGTGCCAAGGAGGCTGGTTTCCGTACTCACTTCCTCGTGGCATTGGGAAGTGCGCTTTTCTGTGTTGTTTCCCAGTATGGATTCGGATTTGACTTAAAGGATTCTTCCCGTGTAGCTGCGCAGGTGGTTTCGGGTATTGGATTCCTGGGCGCAGGAACGATTATCTTTCAAAAGAACGTGGTGAGAGGATTGACTACTGCTGCAGGCTTGTGGGTGACGGCAGCCATCGGTCTGGCGTGCGGTACGGGAATGTATGTGGCTGCAATTATTACTACGGCGATGGTGCTACTGGGACTGGAAGTATTGAACTACTGGATTCCGCAGTTGGGAACCTCTACCATCGAACTGAATTTCTCTGCTCCATCAAGGGACAGCGTGAAGGAATTCATCAGTAAAATCAAACAGAAAGGCATGGAAGTTCATTCTTACGAACTGAAAGAACGGAGATTTTCTAAGGAAGAATTTGTGGAGGCGAGCATTGAAATAAAAGCCAAACGGGGTTTCCATACGCTGGAGATTCTGGATTATATGAATGATTTCTCGGACGTCACGATTTCGACGATTAAATAG
- a CDS encoding thioredoxin-like domain-containing protein, which translates to MKITLFLLLATAVVGRAQTTTELLPVGTEAPDFQITNDKTGEKIFRLSDWKTKTDADGKVVPGVWTVLDFWASWCPDCRKDMPKVKEISKKYLTKIQLVGISFDTDKEKMNKYLSSNHYDQWMQYCEGKKWKETQISKDYHISWIPTSYLIDPEGKVYFSTVKAEEMMQKLDSLNNLGKLTAFIEMPHYPGGEAVLMKQLSVNTKFPKLCQKYKAAAKVKVEFIVEKDGNVSDVGIQSYQVLDNPNGKDFNKLSGAEQTQVRSQIRTLFEQEGIRVVSTLGKWTPGKIRGEATRVHYTVPIVFRLH; encoded by the coding sequence ATGAAGATAACATTATTTTTGCTCTTGGCAACAGCTGTTGTCGGCAGAGCACAAACAACCACAGAGTTGCTACCAGTTGGCACTGAAGCACCTGACTTCCAAATCACCAATGACAAGACAGGCGAGAAAATATTCCGTCTGTCCGATTGGAAGACCAAGACCGATGCAGACGGCAAGGTGGTACCAGGCGTATGGACCGTACTCGACTTCTGGGCTTCATGGTGTCCAGACTGTCGCAAGGACATGCCAAAGGTAAAAGAAATATCAAAAAAATATCTCACGAAGATACAGCTCGTCGGGATTTCATTCGATACCGACAAGGAAAAGATGAACAAATATCTCAGCAGCAACCACTACGATCAGTGGATGCAATACTGCGAGGGAAAGAAATGGAAGGAAACTCAGATTTCCAAGGATTACCACATCTCATGGATTCCAACCTCCTATCTCATCGACCCTGAGGGAAAAGTATACTTCTCTACCGTCAAGGCCGAGGAAATGATGCAGAAACTGGACTCGCTCAACAATTTAGGTAAGCTAACAGCCTTTATAGAGATGCCCCACTACCCTGGTGGAGAGGCGGTCTTGATGAAGCAACTATCCGTCAATACCAAGTTTCCAAAGTTGTGCCAAAAGTATAAAGCCGCAGCCAAAGTAAAAGTGGAATTTATCGTCGAGAAAGATGGAAACGTCTCTGATGTCGGAATACAAAGTTATCAGGTGTTAGACAACCCTAACGGCAAAGATTTCAACAAGCTGTCAGGAGCTGAGCAAACCCAAGTCCGCTCACAAATTCGCACTCTCTTCGAACAGGAAGGCATCCGTGTTGTGAGCACATTGGGGAAATGGACACCCGGCAAAATAAGGGGCGAGGCTACACGCGTACACTATACCGTTCCCATTGTATTCAGACTACATTAG
- the ettA gene encoding energy-dependent translational throttle protein EttA: protein MATVDDKKIIFSMVGVSKIIPQNQKQILKNIYLSFFYGAKIGIIGLNGAGKSTLMKIIAGLEQPTQGEVVWSPGYSVGYLPQDPPLDENKTVKENVMEGVQKIYDALAEYEDINNKFGLEEYYGDPDKMDKLMQRQAEVQDIIDATDAWNIDSKLERAMAALHCPPGDWPVTNLSGGERRRVALCRLLLQKPDVLLLDEPTNHLDAESIDWLEQHLQQYEGTVIAVTHDRYFLDDVSEWILELDRGEGIPWKGNYSSWLDQKTKRMIQEEKTASKRRKTLERELEWVRMAPKARQAKGKARLNSYEQMLNQEQKEREEKLEIFIPNGPRLGNKVIEAQHVKKAFGEKVLFNDLNFMLPPNGIVGVIGPNGAGKTTLFRLIMGLDQADGGTFEVGETVKLAYVDQQHKDIDPQKTVYEVISQGNETLRLGGRDVNARAYISRFNFSGTDQSKLCSVLSGGERNRLQLALALKQEGNVLLLDEPTNDIDVNTLRALEEGLEAFAGCAVVISHDRWFLDRICTHILAFEGNGEVFFFEGSYSEYEINKARRLGDTEIKKGRYRKLMEE, encoded by the coding sequence ATGGCAACAGTTGACGACAAGAAGATTATCTTCTCAATGGTGGGCGTATCTAAGATTATCCCACAAAACCAGAAACAGATTCTGAAGAACATCTACCTATCGTTCTTCTACGGAGCAAAAATCGGCATCATCGGTTTGAACGGTGCCGGTAAATCTACGTTGATGAAAATCATCGCAGGACTTGAGCAACCTACCCAAGGTGAGGTGGTTTGGAGCCCAGGCTACTCTGTGGGCTACTTGCCTCAGGATCCTCCGCTCGACGAGAACAAGACCGTGAAGGAAAACGTGATGGAGGGTGTGCAGAAAATCTATGATGCACTCGCAGAATACGAGGACATCAACAATAAGTTCGGTCTCGAAGAATATTACGGAGACCCTGATAAGATGGACAAGCTGATGCAGCGTCAGGCTGAGGTGCAGGATATCATTGATGCTACCGATGCCTGGAACATCGACTCCAAGCTGGAGCGTGCGATGGCTGCCCTACACTGTCCTCCTGGCGATTGGCCTGTTACCAATCTCTCGGGTGGTGAGCGCCGCCGTGTGGCTCTCTGCCGCCTGCTCCTGCAGAAGCCGGACGTACTCCTGCTCGATGAGCCTACCAACCACCTGGATGCTGAGAGCATCGACTGGCTGGAGCAACACCTGCAGCAGTATGAGGGTACCGTAATCGCCGTAACCCACGACCGCTACTTCCTCGACGACGTGAGCGAGTGGATTCTGGAATTGGACCGTGGTGAGGGTATTCCATGGAAGGGCAACTACTCTTCTTGGCTCGACCAGAAGACCAAGCGAATGATTCAGGAGGAGAAGACTGCCTCTAAGCGTCGCAAGACATTGGAGCGCGAGTTGGAATGGGTTCGTATGGCGCCTAAGGCCCGTCAGGCTAAGGGTAAGGCTCGTCTGAACTCTTACGAGCAGATGCTCAACCAGGAGCAGAAGGAGCGCGAGGAGAAACTGGAAATCTTCATCCCTAATGGTCCTCGTCTGGGCAACAAGGTGATCGAGGCTCAGCACGTTAAGAAGGCGTTCGGCGAGAAGGTTCTCTTCAACGACCTCAACTTCATGCTTCCTCCTAACGGCATCGTAGGTGTGATTGGTCCTAACGGAGCCGGCAAGACTACCCTCTTCCGCCTCATCATGGGATTGGATCAGGCAGACGGCGGAACATTCGAGGTGGGTGAAACCGTGAAGCTGGCTTATGTTGACCAGCAGCACAAGGACATCGACCCACAAAAGACTGTTTACGAGGTGATTTCCCAGGGCAACGAAACCTTGCGTCTGGGTGGCAGAGATGTGAATGCACGTGCTTACATCAGCCGCTTCAACTTCTCGGGCACCGACCAGAGCAAGCTCTGCAGCGTACTTTCTGGTGGTGAGCGCAACCGCCTGCAGTTGGCATTGGCATTGAAGCAGGAAGGCAACGTATTGCTCCTCGATGAGCCAACCAACGATATCGACGTGAACACGCTGCGTGCCTTGGAGGAAGGTTTAGAGGCGTTTGCCGGTTGTGCGGTGGTAATCAGCCACGACCGCTGGTTCCTCGACCGAATCTGTACCCACATCCTTGCCTTCGAGGGCAATGGTGAGGTCTTCTTCTTTGAGGGCAGCTATTCGGAGTATGAAATCAACAAGGCGCGCCGTCTTGGAGATACAGAGATCAAGAAGGGTCGCTACCGCAAGTTGATGGAGGAATAA